The Lactobacillus sp. ESL0680 genome has a segment encoding these proteins:
- a CDS encoding isoprenyl transferase, whose amino-acid sequence MAEKNQLNHLAIIMDGNGRWARKQGKPRVAGHHEGMNNVERITLAADKLGIKVLTLYAFSTENWARPKEEVAYLMNLPVRFFDKFMPTLMANNVKVNIMGYLDQLPPKTYKVVQRAMAETADNTGLILNFAFNYGSRSEITSAVKELGGMIESGAISSEQIDEEMISQRLMTAKFGAFRDPDLLIRTSGEQRISNFLLWQLAYSELAFSPKNWPDFNEEDLQKFVSEFQNRNRRFGKVDESDS is encoded by the coding sequence ATGGCAGAAAAGAATCAATTAAATCACCTTGCGATTATCATGGATGGTAATGGCCGCTGGGCTCGCAAACAAGGTAAGCCGCGAGTTGCTGGTCATCATGAGGGAATGAATAATGTTGAGCGGATTACACTTGCTGCCGATAAATTAGGCATTAAGGTTTTGACGCTTTACGCATTTTCTACTGAAAATTGGGCTCGTCCTAAAGAAGAAGTTGCTTATTTGATGAACTTACCCGTTCGCTTTTTTGACAAGTTTATGCCAACGTTAATGGCGAATAATGTTAAGGTGAACATTATGGGTTACTTGGATCAATTACCGCCCAAGACTTATAAGGTTGTTCAACGAGCAATGGCCGAAACTGCTGATAACACCGGCTTAATTTTGAACTTTGCCTTTAATTATGGCTCACGCAGCGAAATTACTTCGGCGGTTAAGGAATTAGGCGGCATGATTGAAAGCGGCGCGATTTCTAGCGAGCAAATTGACGAAGAAATGATCTCACAGCGCTTGATGACAGCTAAGTTTGGTGCTTTTCGTGACCCAGACTTGCTTATTAGAACTTCAGGAGAACAGCGGATTTCTAATTTTTTACTTTGGCAGTTAGCCTATTCAGAGTTAGCCTTCAGTCCTAAAAATTGGCCGGACTTTAATGAAGAAGACTTACAAAAATTTGTAAGTGAGTTTCAAAATCGCAACCGCCGATTTGGTAAAGTTGATGAATCAGATAGTTAG
- the frr gene encoding ribosome recycling factor, translating into MNNETIKKAQENMDKSITVFQKNLGSIRAGVANAAILESVKVDYYGAPTPLTQMSSVTIPEPRVLLITPYDQSSLDDIEHALLASNLGLTPANDGKVIRLVIPQLTGERRQEIAKEVNKLAEEAKIAVRNVRRDAMNSLKKQQKDDEITEDEQRNLEKQVQKATDNATKKIDEVADKKRTEITEG; encoded by the coding sequence ATGAATAACGAAACAATTAAAAAAGCCCAAGAAAATATGGACAAGTCAATTACGGTTTTTCAAAAGAATCTTGGCTCAATTAGGGCTGGGGTTGCGAATGCCGCAATTTTAGAAAGTGTTAAGGTTGACTATTATGGTGCGCCAACGCCACTTACGCAAATGTCCAGTGTGACTATTCCAGAGCCACGTGTATTATTGATTACACCATATGACCAAAGCAGTTTAGACGATATTGAACATGCCTTGCTTGCTTCAAACTTAGGATTAACACCTGCTAACGATGGTAAGGTAATCAGATTGGTTATTCCGCAATTAACTGGTGAGAGACGTCAAGAAATCGCCAAGGAAGTTAATAAGTTAGCCGAAGAAGCAAAAATTGCTGTCAGAAACGTTCGCCGCGATGCGATGAATAGCTTGAAGAAGCAACAAAAAGATGACGAAATTACTGAAGATGAACAACGTAATTTAGAAAAACAAGTGCAAAAGGCTACGGACAATGCAACTAAGAAAATTGATGAAGTAGCTGACAAAAAGCGGACTGAAATTACTGAAGGTTAG
- the pyrH gene encoding UMP kinase, which translates to MTKVKYKRVILKISGEALAGDKGSGIDPTVISHLAQEIKSVHDLGVDIGIVCGGGNMWRGETGEKLGMERSQADYMGMLATIMNGLALQDGLEHVGVPTRLQTSIEMRQIAEPYIRRKAIRHLEKGRVVIMGGGTGNPYFSTDTTAALRAAEINADVILMAKNGVDGVYSADPKLDPNAKKYQELTQLDLIAKDLKVMDRTASSLSMDTNIPLIVFNVNTEGNIKKAVMGEPIGTIIEGGK; encoded by the coding sequence ATGACTAAAGTTAAATATAAGCGTGTTATTTTAAAAATTTCCGGTGAAGCTCTTGCTGGTGATAAGGGATCAGGAATTGATCCCACAGTTATTAGTCATTTAGCCCAGGAAATTAAGTCGGTTCACGATTTAGGCGTTGATATTGGTATTGTCTGCGGCGGCGGCAACATGTGGCGCGGTGAAACTGGTGAAAAGCTAGGAATGGAACGCTCACAAGCTGATTACATGGGAATGCTTGCAACCATCATGAATGGGTTAGCTCTTCAAGATGGTTTAGAACATGTTGGCGTGCCAACTAGATTACAGACCTCGATTGAAATGCGGCAAATTGCTGAGCCGTACATTAGAAGAAAGGCAATTCGTCATTTAGAAAAGGGCCGCGTTGTAATTATGGGTGGTGGAACAGGTAATCCATACTTTTCAACCGATACAACAGCCGCATTGCGTGCTGCTGAAATTAATGCCGATGTCATTTTGATGGCCAAGAATGGTGTTGACGGAGTTTATTCAGCTGACCCTAAGCTTGATCCTAATGCTAAGAAGTATCAAGAACTAACGCAGCTTGATTTAATTGCCAAAGATTTAAAGGTAATGGATCGGACAGCAAGCTCTCTATCAATGGATACAAACATACCGCTTATTGTGTTTAACGTTAATACTGAAGGAAATATTAAGAAGGCAGTCATGGGTGAACCAATTGGGACTATTATTGAAGGTGGTAAATAA
- the tsf gene encoding translation elongation factor Ts yields the protein MANITAKQVKELRDRTGAGMMDSKKALVKADGDVEKAIDILRENGVAKAAKKSGRIAAEGLAEYAFSGNTAALVEINSETDFVSSNDKFIKLVDDVTKAILAAKPANVEEALKAPMGDSTIGEEITNLTAVIGEKITLRRFDLVTKNDDEVFGAYKHNGGSIVALATLKGANEEAAKNIAMHVAAINPEYLNKDSVPKADFDRQKDVFTKETENEGKPANIIPKIVEGRVNKYLSEICLVDQPYVKDSDKTVAEYAKSEGGEVVSFTRYEVGEGIEKKQEDFAAEVQEQMK from the coding sequence ATGGCAAATATTACTGCTAAGCAAGTTAAAGAATTACGTGATCGTACCGGTGCTGGTATGATGGACTCCAAGAAGGCTTTAGTAAAGGCTGATGGAGACGTTGAAAAGGCAATCGATATTTTAAGAGAAAACGGTGTTGCTAAAGCTGCTAAAAAGTCAGGCAGAATTGCTGCTGAAGGTTTAGCTGAATATGCATTTAGTGGCAACACTGCTGCTTTAGTTGAAATCAATTCAGAAACTGACTTTGTTTCTTCAAATGACAAGTTCATTAAGTTAGTTGATGATGTGACTAAAGCAATCCTTGCTGCTAAGCCAGCTAATGTTGAAGAAGCATTAAAGGCACCAATGGGTGACTCAACAATTGGTGAAGAAATCACCAACTTGACTGCAGTTATCGGTGAAAAGATTACTTTAAGAAGATTCGACTTAGTAACTAAGAACGATGACGAAGTATTCGGTGCTTACAAGCACAATGGTGGTTCAATTGTTGCTCTTGCTACCTTAAAGGGTGCAAATGAAGAAGCAGCTAAGAACATTGCAATGCACGTTGCTGCAATCAACCCAGAATACTTGAACAAAGATTCTGTACCAAAGGCTGACTTTGACCGTCAAAAAGATGTCTTTACTAAGGAAACTGAAAATGAAGGCAAGCCTGCCAACATTATTCCTAAGATCGTTGAAGGTCGTGTAAACAAGTACTTAAGTGAAATTTGTTTAGTTGACCAACCTTACGTTAAAGATTCTGACAAGACTGTTGCTGAATATGCTAAGTCAGAAGGCGGCGAAGTTGTTAGCTTTACCCGTTACGAAGTTGGCGAAGGTATCGAAAAGAAGCAAGAAGACTTTGCTGCTGAAGTACAAGAACAAATGAAGTAA
- the rpsB gene encoding 30S ribosomal protein S2: MSVVSMKQLLEAGVHFGHQTRRWDPKMAPYIFTQRNGIYIIDLQKTIKMLDDAYAFVRAVAQQGGVVLFVGTKKQAQDSIAEEATRAGQYFVNQRWLGGTLTNWKTIQSRVQRLKDLKKMSEDGTFEVLPKKEASLLTKEMDKLERFLGGIEDMPRIPDVLFVVDPKKEKIAVHEANILGIPVVAMVDTNTDPTPVDVVIPSNDDAIRAIRLISGAMADAVIEGKQGQDDDDESVEVEMANGAADDENVEEAETTEEDSDKE; this comes from the coding sequence ATGTCAGTAGTTTCAATGAAACAATTACTTGAAGCTGGTGTCCACTTCGGTCACCAAACTAGAAGATGGGATCCAAAGATGGCTCCTTACATTTTTACTCAAAGAAATGGTATCTACATCATTGACTTGCAAAAGACAATCAAGATGTTGGATGATGCTTATGCTTTTGTTAGAGCTGTTGCTCAACAAGGTGGCGTAGTTCTTTTTGTAGGAACCAAGAAGCAAGCTCAAGATTCAATCGCTGAAGAAGCAACTCGTGCTGGTCAATACTTCGTTAACCAACGTTGGTTAGGTGGTACTTTGACTAACTGGAAGACTATCCAAAGCCGAGTACAAAGATTAAAGGACTTAAAGAAGATGTCAGAAGACGGTACTTTTGAAGTACTGCCAAAGAAGGAAGCTTCACTTTTGACTAAGGAAATGGACAAGCTTGAAAGATTCTTAGGTGGTATCGAAGATATGCCTAGAATCCCAGATGTTTTGTTCGTAGTTGATCCTAAGAAGGAAAAGATTGCTGTTCACGAAGCTAACATTTTAGGTATTCCTGTTGTCGCAATGGTTGACACTAATACTGACCCAACTCCAGTTGACGTTGTTATCCCTTCAAACGATGACGCTATCCGTGCTATCCGCCTTATTTCAGGTGCGATGGCTGACGCAGTTATCGAAGGTAAGCAAGGTCAAGACGATGACGACGAGAGCGTTGAAGTTGAAATGGCTAACGGTGCTGCTGACGATGAAAACGTTGAAGAAGCAGAAACTACTGAAGAAGATTCAGACAAAGAATAA
- a CDS encoding GIY-YIG nuclease family protein: MVKLANNERIDYMYSDDLKIIQDKTAFSFSLDTLLLASLAKEAIRDRSKVADLCAGNCAASIYMAYFNRAKYDAVEIQPEAASQARRSVELNQMENRITVFQKNVKDAAAFLRKDSYDVVVVNPPYFKVPEGHDVNPDPKKAIARHEILINLEEIIAVASGLLKMKGKLFMVHRPERLNEIAYFCMKHDLSIKVVQPFVSHRGDDSNLIIIEAVKHTASDGLVLKDAIEVHDRAGNYLPSIQRIIRETPEDRAQRQKSKDYFFYVLLCSDGSFYGGFTDNLQKRLAAHNSGKGAKYTKARRPVKMIYHEKFTDKNLALKREYWFKHHPRQWKEKFLHEHGVDF; this comes from the coding sequence ATGGTGAAATTGGCCAATAATGAACGAATTGATTATATGTATAGTGATGACTTGAAGATTATTCAGGATAAAACAGCATTTAGTTTTTCACTTGATACTTTGCTTTTGGCATCACTAGCTAAAGAAGCAATCCGAGATCGCTCAAAAGTTGCTGACCTGTGTGCGGGCAATTGTGCGGCTAGCATTTATATGGCATATTTTAATCGGGCAAAATATGATGCGGTAGAAATTCAGCCGGAGGCAGCTTCACAAGCACGGCGTTCTGTTGAGCTTAATCAAATGGAAAACCGAATAACTGTTTTTCAAAAAAATGTTAAGGATGCGGCTGCCTTTTTACGTAAAGATTCTTATGATGTAGTGGTTGTTAATCCGCCATATTTCAAGGTGCCAGAAGGTCATGATGTTAATCCAGATCCGAAAAAGGCAATTGCGCGTCACGAAATTCTAATTAATCTTGAAGAAATAATTGCCGTTGCCAGTGGCTTATTAAAAATGAAGGGCAAGCTGTTTATGGTGCATCGGCCTGAGCGGTTAAACGAAATTGCCTACTTTTGTATGAAGCACGATTTAAGTATTAAGGTCGTTCAACCTTTTGTTTCGCATCGCGGCGATGACAGCAATCTGATTATCATTGAGGCAGTTAAGCATACAGCTAGTGATGGTTTGGTTTTAAAAGACGCAATTGAAGTTCACGACAGGGCAGGCAATTATTTGCCGTCAATTCAGCGTATTATTCGTGAAACGCCTGAGGATCGCGCACAAAGACAAAAGAGTAAAGATTATTTCTTTTATGTTTTATTATGCAGCGACGGCAGTTTTTATGGTGGTTTTACTGATAATTTACAAAAACGGCTGGCAGCCCATAATTCAGGCAAGGGTGCGAAATATACTAAGGCAAGACGCCCCGTTAAAATGATTTATCATGAGAAGTTCACTGATAAAAATTTAGCCCTTAAACGCGAATATTGGTTCAAACATCATCCAAGACAGTGGAAAGAAAAATTTCTGCATGAGCATGGAGTAGATTTTTAG
- a CDS encoding 1-acyl-sn-glycerol-3-phosphate acyltransferase has translation MFYHFIRAVARFVIWILNGHLHVYHKENIPEGNYILAAPHRTWWEPILFALAASPKEFMFMAKIELFKNPILRFILTHAHAFAVDRKHPGPSALKIPIKGLKKGDYSLIIFPSGTRHSAELKGGTLAIAKLSGTPIVPVVYQGPLTFKGLLKRQPLDVCFGKPIQVDRKTKLTHENEAAFDEQLKNAWDQIDHEHNPNFHYVAK, from the coding sequence ATGTTTTATCATTTTATTCGCGCCGTTGCGCGATTTGTTATCTGGATTCTTAACGGTCATTTACATGTTTATCACAAAGAAAACATCCCCGAAGGCAACTATATCCTAGCTGCTCCACACCGAACTTGGTGGGAACCAATTTTATTCGCCTTAGCTGCCAGTCCGAAGGAATTCATGTTCATGGCCAAAATCGAATTATTTAAAAATCCAATTTTACGATTCATTTTAACCCATGCGCATGCTTTTGCCGTTGACCGCAAACATCCCGGCCCTTCAGCATTAAAAATTCCAATTAAGGGTTTAAAAAAAGGCGATTACTCATTAATTATTTTCCCATCGGGAACAAGGCATTCAGCTGAACTTAAAGGCGGAACCTTGGCAATTGCCAAATTATCGGGAACGCCAATTGTTCCTGTTGTCTATCAAGGACCCCTTACTTTCAAGGGACTGTTGAAACGCCAGCCGCTTGACGTTTGCTTTGGTAAGCCAATTCAAGTTGATCGTAAAACCAAATTAACTCACGAAAACGAAGCTGCCTTTGATGAACAATTAAAAAATGCTTGGGATCAAATCGATCACGAACACAATCCTAATTTTCATTACGTTGCCAAATAA
- a CDS encoding cyclopropane-fatty-acyl-phospholipid synthase family protein: MLEKTFYKIMLSKSFPFPIKVTYWDGKSETYGNGNPDIEIIFNEKIPMSAISRNASLALGEAYMDKKIEVKGSLQKLICGAYESSESFLRSNKFRKFLPEQNHNEEQSEKDVQSHYDIGNDFYQLWLDPTLTYSCAYFTSDNHDNLEQAQIAKIHHILNKLHPEKGKTLLDIGCGWGTLMLTAAKEYGLKVTGVTLSEEQYKLVQKKIYDENLQDVAEVKLEDYRELGDQQWDYITSVGMFEHVGKENLAQYFNDVAKYLKKDGVALIHGITRQQGGATNAWLNKHIFPGGYVPGLNENISHIIASGMQVDDVEMLRRHYQRTIEIWDSNFNAHREQIQKLMGERFTRMWDLYLQACAASFESGNIDVIQYLITKGPSGKNLPLTRDYMLNK; this comes from the coding sequence TTGTTAGAAAAAACTTTTTACAAAATTATGCTCAGCAAGTCATTTCCTTTTCCAATTAAGGTGACCTACTGGGACGGTAAAAGTGAAACCTACGGTAATGGCAATCCTGATATTGAAATTATTTTTAATGAAAAAATTCCAATGTCAGCAATCTCACGTAATGCTTCCCTAGCTCTAGGCGAAGCATACATGGATAAAAAAATCGAAGTTAAAGGCAGCCTGCAAAAATTAATTTGCGGTGCCTACGAAAGTTCAGAGAGCTTTTTACGGTCAAACAAGTTTCGCAAATTCTTGCCTGAACAAAATCATAATGAGGAACAAAGTGAAAAAGATGTCCAAAGTCATTATGATATTGGCAACGACTTCTATCAATTATGGCTTGATCCGACATTGACATATTCTTGTGCGTACTTTACCAGTGACAATCATGATAATCTTGAGCAAGCGCAAATTGCCAAGATCCATCATATCTTAAACAAACTGCATCCCGAAAAAGGCAAAACACTATTAGATATTGGCTGCGGCTGGGGAACGTTAATGCTCACTGCTGCTAAGGAATACGGCTTAAAGGTAACTGGCGTTACACTTAGCGAAGAGCAATACAAATTAGTACAAAAGAAAATCTATGACGAAAATTTGCAAGACGTCGCTGAAGTTAAACTTGAAGATTACCGTGAACTTGGTGACCAACAATGGGATTACATTACTTCTGTCGGCATGTTTGAACACGTGGGCAAAGAAAACTTAGCCCAATATTTCAATGATGTTGCCAAATACCTGAAAAAAGACGGTGTTGCCTTAATCCATGGCATTACTCGTCAACAAGGTGGTGCAACTAACGCTTGGCTTAATAAGCACATTTTCCCAGGTGGTTATGTTCCCGGTCTAAATGAAAATATTTCGCACATTATTGCCAGCGGTATGCAGGTTGACGATGTCGAAATGCTTCGGCGCCATTATCAGCGCACAATAGAAATTTGGGACAGTAACTTTAATGCGCACCGTGAACAAATTCAAAAACTAATGGGCGAGCGTTTTACCCGCATGTGGGACTTATACTTACAAGCCTGTGCTGCCTCATTTGAATCCGGTAATATTGACGTCATTCAATATTTGATTACTAAGGGTCCATCTGGTAAAAACCTGCCATTAACCCGTGACTACATGTTAAATAAATAG
- a CDS encoding FAD-binding oxidoreductase produces the protein MEYHVIDQTDRENLSKFVSEPERFITKPTEHWDHDQFKTVRAMPELVIQPVNNDEVKNIVKYASDNNIPVVPRGNSTGLMGANLNVDAGISLDMVKMNHVLDYDPESLTMTVQAGIRLKDIEDYLADKPFTYMPAPAMHWATIGGNVSTNAGGLKAIKYGVTREHIRELKVVLTDGKLYKFGSKAVKSASGYSLKDLIIGAEGTLGVITEVTLRLYPKPRKSINAIIPYPTLNDAIKSVPAILKSGVVPTTVEFMGRKVINLWEEYAGDQFPIKDGDGFIILGLDAFTDEELKAELEQTLTTVKDFKAEEAVVLSADSDEAKKIWECREALLLAIQKSTPKMDEIDICVPINHIPDVLDRIEELENELHIRIPNFGHAGDGNLHIYLCSDEMNDVEYAETSKKVIDELYKTAKALDGNMSGEHGIGYARADNFEDFYGHDYTELLRKVKTLFDPNDVLNPGKIFKM, from the coding sequence ATGGAATATCATGTAATCGATCAAACTGATCGTGAAAATTTAAGTAAATTTGTTTCTGAGCCAGAGAGGTTTATTACTAAGCCAACTGAGCATTGGGATCACGACCAGTTCAAGACTGTTAGAGCAATGCCAGAATTGGTAATTCAACCAGTAAATAATGATGAAGTTAAAAATATTGTTAAGTACGCTAGTGATAACAATATTCCGGTAGTACCTCGTGGTAATTCGACTGGTTTAATGGGTGCCAACTTGAACGTTGATGCTGGTATTTCGCTTGATATGGTTAAAATGAATCATGTGCTCGATTATGATCCTGAAAGTTTGACAATGACTGTTCAAGCAGGAATTAGACTAAAGGATATTGAAGACTACTTGGCAGATAAGCCATTTACATATATGCCAGCTCCAGCAATGCACTGGGCAACAATTGGTGGTAATGTTTCAACTAATGCCGGCGGTTTGAAGGCGATTAAATATGGTGTTACTAGAGAACATATCCGTGAATTAAAGGTTGTTTTAACTGACGGCAAGCTGTATAAGTTTGGTTCTAAGGCAGTTAAATCAGCTTCTGGATATTCACTTAAAGACTTGATTATTGGGGCAGAAGGAACATTAGGTGTAATTACCGAAGTAACTTTGCGGCTTTATCCAAAACCTCGTAAGTCAATCAATGCAATTATTCCTTATCCAACCTTAAATGATGCCATTAAGTCAGTACCTGCAATTTTAAAATCCGGTGTTGTACCAACAACAGTTGAATTTATGGGTCGTAAAGTAATCAACTTGTGGGAAGAATATGCTGGTGACCAATTCCCAATTAAAGATGGCGACGGTTTTATTATTCTTGGGCTTGATGCCTTTACAGATGAAGAATTAAAGGCTGAATTAGAGCAGACTTTGACTACAGTTAAGGACTTTAAGGCCGAAGAAGCAGTTGTTTTGAGTGCTGATTCTGATGAGGCCAAGAAGATTTGGGAATGTCGTGAAGCTTTGCTTTTAGCTATTCAAAAATCAACGCCGAAAATGGATGAAATTGACATTTGTGTACCAATTAATCATATTCCGGATGTTCTGGATAGAATTGAAGAATTAGAAAACGAATTGCATATCAGAATTCCTAACTTTGGTCATGCAGGCGACGGTAATTTGCACATTTACCTTTGCTCAGATGAAATGAATGACGTGGAATACGCTGAGACGAGCAAAAAGGTAATTGACGAACTGTACAAGACGGCTAAAGCTCTTGATGGTAATATGTCTGGTGAACACGGAATTGGTTATGCCCGTGCTGATAACTTTGAAGACTTTTATGGTCATGACTATACCGAATTATTACGGAAAGTTAAGACCTTGTTCGATCCAAATGATGTTTTGAATCCAGGTAAAATTTTCAAAATGTAA
- a CDS encoding ABC transporter ATP-binding protein → MDEQNESVWSKEIPVKEQFDIFKRLVRFVLRFKNEMIIAGIGALLVSIINILLPYGLQFFLDNYLAKANVTTQVIIFAGLLYAGGSVIKGILQFTYEYFFALGSEKSLEGLRAELYKKLHTLGMRYFDQTPAGSIVSRVTNDTMTLSNFLTVLSSVVLSLFSIVSALVAMFTTNAFAGLIMLAFLPISLLVIWQYSKRSSKLYRNYRERLSRINTNLNESIEGVSLIQQFKQEKRMTGNFEHENAALMKTRFSMINLNSLLLSPLTSLLYSLALALTLMYFGFPLQKTFVPAGVVYAFSQYISQFFNPISNMMDQMTFFQDGIVAGKRIFRILDDTNYEPKQDEQPGLTITQGKIEFKHVSFSYDGKNEILHDISFTVNPGETLGIVGHTGSGKSSIINVMMRFYEFYQGEVLIDGVDIKKYPKAELRKKLGLVLQDPFMFYGDISSNIRLYNEQITDQQIKRAAETVQAADFIEKLPGKYHAAVDEGGSEFSQGQRQLISFARTLVTDPKILVLDEATANVDTETETLIQAGLHRLRQGRTTLAIAHRLSTIVDADQIIVLNQGRIIERGTHQELLAQKGYYYNLYTLQNQK, encoded by the coding sequence ATGGATGAACAGAATGAATCAGTTTGGTCCAAAGAGATTCCGGTTAAAGAGCAGTTTGATATTTTTAAGCGGCTTGTTCGCTTTGTACTGCGCTTTAAAAATGAAATGATTATTGCTGGAATCGGCGCCTTGCTTGTCAGTATTATCAATATCCTGCTGCCGTATGGTTTGCAATTTTTCCTTGATAATTATTTGGCTAAGGCCAATGTTACAACGCAAGTGATTATTTTTGCCGGCTTGTTATATGCTGGCGGATCAGTTATCAAGGGTATTTTGCAGTTTACGTATGAATACTTTTTTGCGTTGGGATCAGAAAAGTCTCTCGAGGGCTTGCGCGCCGAATTATATAAAAAACTGCATACGTTGGGGATGCGTTATTTTGACCAAACACCAGCTGGTTCAATTGTTTCGCGGGTGACCAATGATACCATGACGTTGAGCAATTTCTTAACGGTTCTATCAAGTGTTGTCTTGTCATTGTTTTCAATTGTTTCGGCATTGGTGGCAATGTTTACCACTAATGCCTTTGCGGGGCTCATCATGTTAGCCTTCTTACCAATTTCCCTACTGGTTATTTGGCAATATTCCAAGCGCAGTTCTAAACTTTACCGTAATTATCGCGAGCGGTTAAGCCGAATTAATACCAACTTGAACGAATCAATTGAGGGGGTCTCGTTAATTCAGCAGTTTAAACAAGAAAAGCGCATGACCGGTAATTTTGAGCATGAAAATGCGGCGCTAATGAAAACGCGTTTCAGCATGATTAATCTGAATTCCTTACTGCTGTCACCGTTGACCAGTCTGCTTTATTCGCTGGCTCTAGCGTTAACCTTAATGTATTTTGGTTTCCCACTGCAAAAAACTTTTGTACCTGCTGGGGTCGTCTATGCTTTTTCACAGTATATTTCGCAGTTCTTTAATCCAATTTCAAATATGATGGATCAGATGACCTTCTTTCAGGATGGGATTGTTGCGGGTAAAAGAATTTTTCGTATTTTAGATGATACTAATTATGAGCCTAAGCAGGATGAGCAGCCGGGATTGACAATCACGCAGGGCAAGATTGAATTTAAGCATGTTAGTTTTTCCTATGATGGGAAAAACGAAATTCTGCATGATATTTCTTTTACCGTTAATCCAGGCGAAACTCTGGGAATTGTCGGTCATACGGGATCGGGTAAAAGCTCGATTATTAACGTAATGATGCGGTTTTATGAATTTTATCAGGGAGAAGTGCTGATTGATGGCGTTGATATTAAAAAATACCCTAAGGCAGAATTGCGAAAGAAATTAGGACTGGTCTTACAGGATCCATTTATGTTTTATGGCGATATTAGTTCTAATATTCGCCTGTATAATGAGCAAATTACGGACCAGCAGATTAAACGGGCTGCAGAGACAGTGCAGGCTGCTGACTTTATTGAAAAATTGCCGGGCAAATATCATGCGGCAGTTGATGAAGGCGGCAGCGAATTTAGTCAGGGACAGCGACAGCTGATTTCGTTTGCTCGAACGCTTGTAACGGATCCGAAAATTTTGGTGTTGGATGAAGCAACAGCAAATGTCGATACCGAAACGGAAACGTTAATTCAGGCGGGACTTCATCGCTTACGCCAAGGCCGGACGACCCTTGCAATTGCTCACCGCTTATCAACGATCGTTGATGCCGATCAGATTATTGTTCTAAATCAGGGAAGAATTATTGAACGCGGCACCCATCAAGAATTATTGGCCCAAAAAGGCTATTATTACAATTTGTATACTTTGCAAAATCAAAAATAA